In a genomic window of Halalkalicoccus sp. CG83:
- a CDS encoding LLM class flavin-dependent oxidoreductase: MQPGVVIPRNLERDPTELAINAERWGYDSVWMGELWGTSSVVKLTEIACRTEEIAIGTAILNIYSRSPAVLAMTAATLDRVSDGRAYLGVGPSTPTAIENIHGMEFDRPARRAHETIDLIQRLATTENDRIDYDGELVSVTGVPTLGRDIPIYFAALGPANRRIVGRLCDGWIPHNIPLFKLNDAFETIAETAREAGRDPDSITIAPYVPAAVSDDDERARKALRGHIAYYTSSSEGYRRAVEPYYPNETTEIAERWRAGDRGEAVDLVTDDMVRDLGIAGTPESARNQFRELLEESIIDRPLITIPEQAADDLAERTVKELSPVEK, from the coding sequence ATGCAGCCAGGTGTAGTCATTCCGCGGAACTTGGAGCGGGATCCGACCGAACTCGCCATTAACGCCGAGAGGTGGGGATACGACTCGGTTTGGATGGGGGAGTTGTGGGGGACCAGTTCGGTAGTCAAGCTCACGGAGATCGCATGCCGAACGGAGGAGATCGCAATCGGCACTGCGATCCTGAACATCTACTCCCGGTCGCCGGCAGTACTCGCGATGACTGCTGCGACCCTCGACCGAGTCTCAGACGGACGGGCTTACCTCGGGGTTGGCCCGAGTACGCCGACAGCGATCGAGAACATTCACGGCATGGAGTTCGATCGCCCCGCGCGTCGGGCCCACGAAACGATCGACCTGATCCAACGACTCGCTACGACCGAGAATGATCGAATCGACTATGACGGCGAACTGGTCAGCGTTACTGGCGTACCCACGTTAGGACGGGACATCCCCATCTATTTCGCTGCTCTCGGGCCGGCGAATCGCCGGATCGTCGGTAGACTATGTGACGGCTGGATTCCTCATAACATCCCCCTCTTCAAGCTGAACGACGCCTTTGAGACCATCGCGGAAACGGCTCGAGAGGCCGGACGCGATCCGGATTCCATAACGATCGCGCCATACGTCCCTGCAGCCGTAAGCGACGACGACGAGAGAGCCCGGAAAGCACTCCGGGGTCATATCGCGTACTACACGTCGAGTTCCGAAGGGTACAGACGAGCGGTGGAACCCTATTATCCGAACGAGACTACCGAGATAGCCGAACGATGGCGAGCGGGTGATCGAGGTGAAGCCGTGGACCTCGTGACCGACGATATGGTTCGTGATCTCGGTATCGCGGGTACACCGGAGAGCGCACGGAATCAGTTCCGCGAACTCCTCGAGGAATCGATCATCGACCGCCCCCTGATCACCATCCCAGAACAAGCAGCGGACGACCTCGCCGAACGGACGGTTAA